GTCCGCCACGGCCGGCGACACGGGCAGCGCGCCGCCGTAGACCCGCTGGCACAACCCCTCGGCCGCGAGGTCCCGCAGGTCGCGCCGGACGCTGTCCTCGGAGATCCGCAGCTCGGCGGCGACGTCCTTGGCGACGACCTTGCCCTCGCGGGCGAGCAGCCCGAGCAGATGGTCACGCCGTTCAGCAGCCAGCATGTACATTCCTTCCTGTTCTTGCATGATTCTGCATGTATGGTAGCGCCCCATGACCGACAAGCCGCTGCTCATCCTGATCGCCGGCCCGTATCGCTCGGGCGCCGGCGGCGACCCGCGGGCCATGGCCGCCAACCTCGCGCGCCTCGAAGCGGCCGCGTGGCCCGTCTTCGCCGCCGGCCACCTCCCCGTGATCGGCGAGTGGGTGGCCCTGCCCGTCCTGCGCTCGGCGGGCGCGGGCCCCACCGACCCCCTCGCCGACCGGGTCCTGTACCCCACGGCCGACCGCCTGCTCGCCCACTGCGACGCGGTACTGCGACTGCCCGGCGACTCCGCCGGGGCCGACCAGGACGTCGCCACCGCCCGGCGCCGCGGCCTGCCCGTCTACCGCGACCCGGCCGAGATCCCCCGCCGCACCCCGCAGGAGACCGCATGACGGACCGTCCCGGCACCGACACCCCCGACCACCGCGGCCGCACCGGCCTCGACCGCGCCGGACGCGGGCTGGCCCGCAACCCGGACGTCGTCGTCCGCGACGTCGAGCTCACCTCCCGGGGCTGGCACGTCCTGCGCCGCACCACCTTCGACCGCCGCCGCAGCGACGGACGCTGGGAAACCCAGCAGCGCGAGACGTACGACCGCGGCAACGGCGCCGTCGTCCTGCCCTACGACACCGGACGCCGCCGCGTCCTGCTCACCCGCCAGTTCCGCTACCCGGCGTACGTCAACGACCACCCCGACGGCATGCTCGTCGAAGCGGCCGCGGGGCTGCTCGACGCGGACGACCCGCCCACCGCCGTCCGGCGCGAGAGCGCCGAGGAACTGGGCGTCGCCCTCGGCCCGCTCACCCACGTCCTCGACGCCTACATGAGCCCCGGCTCCGTCACCGAACGCCTCCACTTCTTCGCCGCCGCCTACACCCCGGCCGACCGGACCGGCACCGGCGGCGGTCTGGAGGAGGAAGGCGAGGACATCGAGGTCCTCGAACTGCCCTTCGCCGAGGCCCTCGCCATGACACGGGACGGCCGCATCGTCGACGGCAAGACCATCCTGCTCCTCCAATGGGCCGCCCTGGACGGCCCCTTCGCCCCCGCACCGCCCTCCACACCGTGACCGCGCTCTCGAAGACGAGCCGACCGCACGACCCCGCTACGGCGCTTACGAGGCCCCCGGAGCCCCTGAGACCATGACACCGAACGGCCGCCGGGCCGCGATCCGCCCCCGTGCGCCCGCAGCGGCCCGGCCGGACGCCGCGCAACGCCCCACGGGAGAAGAAGACATGACCACACCACCACCCACCCCGGTCCCCGTCCCGGCGCCGGCCGGGACATCGGGGGTGCGGATCGGCGCCCTCGTTCCGCTGACCCGCCCCGGCTGGGTCGATGCGGGCCGCCACCTGCTCGCCGGCATGGAGCTGGCCGTCGGCGAGGTCAACGACACCGGCGGAATCGGCGGTGCGCCCCTCGAACTGCTGGTCCGGGACACCGCGGCCGACCCGCGGCGGGCCGCGGCGGCCGTGGACGAACTGGCCGGCCTGGGCGTGGCGGCCCTGGCCGGGGAGTACCACAGCGTGGTCGCCCGCGCCGTCGCCGCCCGGGCCGACGCCCTCGGCGTGCCCTACCTCTGCTCGTCGGCGGTGCTCGACGCGCTCACCGACCGGCCGACGGACCGGGTCGCGCGCCTCGCCCCGCCGCAGTCCCGCGGCTGGCACGCGTACGCGGACTTCCTGCTGCGCGCGGGACACCGCCGCATCGCCGTGGCGGCGCAGCCGAGCGTCTACTGGTCTTCGGGGATCCGCCTGTTGCGCGAGCGCCTCGCACCGCACGGCGGCACCGTCGTCGAACTCGGCGCGAGCACGCTCTCCCCCGCGCAGGTGTGCGACGGGCTCGTCGCCCATCGCGCCACGGCCCTCCTGCTGCTGGTCGGCCACCCGGAGCCGGCCGTGCCGCTCGTCGTCTCCGTCCGCCGCGACCCCCGGCTCGCCGAGATCCTGATCGGTGCTCCGGCCGGCCAGCCGGAGTTCCCCTCGTGGGCGGCGCTGCTGGGCGCCGACGGCGCCGGGGTCCCGTTCCTGCGCTACCTGCCCGAACGCCCGGGCCCGCTCGGCGCACGGGTCGAGCGGGCCCTGCGCGAACGACTGGCCGAGGCACCCTCGTTCGTCGCCTTCGAGGGCTACGACACGATCGCCGTCCTGGCCGCCGCGCTGCGCTCCCACGGCACGGACCGGGCACGCATCGCCGCGTCCTGGCCGGATGCGGCCGTCGAGGGCACCCGCGGCCCGATCCGGTTCACCCGCCCGCCGGGCACCCGGCTGTGGCAATGGCCGGACCCCCCGGTCCAGGTCGCCGACCGCGACCCGGCCGCCCCCGACCGGTTCCGCACCCTCCACCGGGACTGAGCACCCGGCTCGCCGGCGCGCGGACGGAGCCGGCAGCGCTCCGCCCGCCCGCCGGTCACCGGCGGCTCAGCGGATGCCGAGGGCGACGATCTGGGTGACCGCGTCCTCGGCGAAGTTGTCGTCGCTGACCAGGACCAGGGTGCGTTCGCCGTCCGGCAGGGTCGGACCCCAGGTCATGCCCTCGGTGTTGTCGACCCTGGACAGGCCCAGGGTGGCCAGGTCCGCGACGAGCTTCTTGCGCATCGGGACGATCTTGTGCCCCTTGAGGGAGTCGATGCGCCGGACGTCGGTGGCGCCCCGGGTGGTGGTGTCGAAGAGACGGATCTTGTAGCCCGCGCCCGCCACCCAGGTGCGTTCGAGGACGAGGTAGCGACCGGGGTCACCCGGGTGGGCCAGGATCGCGGGCACGCCGGTGTCGGG
Above is a window of Streptomyces subrutilus DNA encoding:
- a CDS encoding esterase-like activity of phytase family protein, whose translation is MTLPPNYEITSGDLGIRRNKAVEAITFGAGGTMLTSAVEGPLLQDGPEPTLQHGAPVRVTQQSRDGEVLGQFAYPLERIFTAPDGSSTYPPDTGVPAILAHPGDPGRYLVLERTWVAGAGYKIRLFDTTTRGATDVRRIDSLKGHKIVPMRKKLVADLATLGLSRVDNTEGMTWGPTLPDGERTLVLVSDDNFAEDAVTQIVALGIR
- a CDS encoding DUF4406 domain-containing protein — encoded protein: MTDKPLLILIAGPYRSGAGGDPRAMAANLARLEAAAWPVFAAGHLPVIGEWVALPVLRSAGAGPTDPLADRVLYPTADRLLAHCDAVLRLPGDSAGADQDVATARRRGLPVYRDPAEIPRRTPQETA
- a CDS encoding NUDIX domain-containing protein; the encoded protein is MTDRPGTDTPDHRGRTGLDRAGRGLARNPDVVVRDVELTSRGWHVLRRTTFDRRRSDGRWETQQRETYDRGNGAVVLPYDTGRRRVLLTRQFRYPAYVNDHPDGMLVEAAAGLLDADDPPTAVRRESAEELGVALGPLTHVLDAYMSPGSVTERLHFFAAAYTPADRTGTGGGLEEEGEDIEVLELPFAEALAMTRDGRIVDGKTILLLQWAALDGPFAPAPPSTP
- a CDS encoding ABC transporter substrate-binding protein, yielding MTTPPPTPVPVPAPAGTSGVRIGALVPLTRPGWVDAGRHLLAGMELAVGEVNDTGGIGGAPLELLVRDTAADPRRAAAAVDELAGLGVAALAGEYHSVVARAVAARADALGVPYLCSSAVLDALTDRPTDRVARLAPPQSRGWHAYADFLLRAGHRRIAVAAQPSVYWSSGIRLLRERLAPHGGTVVELGASTLSPAQVCDGLVAHRATALLLLVGHPEPAVPLVVSVRRDPRLAEILIGAPAGQPEFPSWAALLGADGAGVPFLRYLPERPGPLGARVERALRERLAEAPSFVAFEGYDTIAVLAAALRSHGTDRARIAASWPDAAVEGTRGPIRFTRPPGTRLWQWPDPPVQVADRDPAAPDRFRTLHRD